The following coding sequences are from one Magnetococcales bacterium window:
- a CDS encoding sulfurtransferase TusA family protein has translation MRDQSIDITNLTCPMTFVRVKLQLEQMGPGESLKIRLNGGEPLENVPRSLKDQGFEVSGPWPDGEAFQLLARVPAGGE, from the coding sequence ATGCGCGACCAATCCATCGATATCACCAATCTGACCTGCCCGATGACCTTTGTGCGGGTCAAGCTTCAGCTGGAACAGATGGGGCCTGGAGAGAGCCTGAAAATCCGCCTCAATGGGGGCGAGCCCCTGGAAAATGTCCCCCGCTCCCTCAAGGATCAAGGATTCGAAGTGAGCGGTCCCTGGCCCGATGGGGAGGCTTTCCAGCTTTTGGCCCGGGTTCCGGCAGGGGGGGAGTGA
- the cysK gene encoding cysteine synthase A produces MGRILKDITEAIGGTPLVRLNRMATHLDAELLAKLEFMNPLASIKDRIGLAMIEAAEKAGQVDRDTVIIEPTSGNTGIALAFVCAARGYRLILTMPESMSEERRKMFQILGAELVLTPAMEGMRGSINKAYELLEKEKKGFIPNQFDNPANPLAHAQTTAEEIWQDTDGQADVLVAGVGTGGSLTGIAQVLKERIPGFQVVAVEPENSPVLSGGMPGPHRIQGIGAGFVPEVFDRGLVDLVVPVGDERAMETARRCAREEGIPCGISSGAVVAASLELAEQPAYRGKRFVMILPSFAERYLSTELFDFPTSA; encoded by the coding sequence ATGGGGCGCATTCTCAAAGACATCACCGAAGCTATCGGGGGAACTCCCCTGGTTCGGTTGAATCGCATGGCAACACACCTGGATGCGGAACTTTTGGCCAAGCTGGAATTTATGAATCCTCTGGCTTCGATCAAAGACCGCATTGGGCTTGCCATGATCGAAGCCGCTGAAAAAGCGGGACAGGTGGATCGGGATACCGTCATCATTGAACCCACCTCGGGCAATACCGGCATTGCACTGGCCTTTGTTTGTGCTGCTCGGGGCTATCGGTTGATTTTGACCATGCCGGAATCCATGAGTGAAGAGCGGCGTAAAATGTTTCAGATATTGGGGGCTGAACTGGTCCTGACGCCGGCCATGGAGGGGATGCGAGGTTCCATCAATAAGGCCTACGAACTCCTGGAGAAGGAAAAAAAGGGCTTCATTCCCAATCAGTTTGACAATCCAGCCAACCCTCTGGCCCATGCCCAAACCACCGCTGAAGAGATCTGGCAGGACACCGATGGCCAGGCGGATGTTTTGGTGGCCGGGGTGGGCACAGGCGGCTCCCTGACCGGGATTGCCCAGGTATTGAAAGAGCGCATTCCCGGTTTTCAGGTGGTGGCGGTGGAGCCGGAAAACTCTCCCGTGCTTTCCGGTGGTATGCCAGGCCCCCATCGTATTCAAGGAATCGGTGCGGGATTTGTTCCCGAGGTGTTTGATCGGGGTCTGGTGGATCTGGTGGTGCCGGTGGGGGATGAGCGGGCCATGGAGACGGCTCGTCGTTGTGCCCGGGAAGAGGGGATTCCCTGCGGTATTTCATCCGGTGCCGTGGTTGCGGCCTCTCTGGAGTTGGCTGAGCAACCGGCTTACCGGGGTAAACGGTTTGTTATGATCCTACCCAGCTTTGCTGAACGCTATCTTTCCACAGAGCTTTTCGATTTTCCGACCTCAGCCTGA
- a CDS encoding HesA/MoeB/ThiF family protein translates to MIGAGGLGSAAALALAAAGVERLGLADADTVALSNLQRQVLYQKADIGLSKVAQSQHHLSQRQPGLTIRTHPIRLEGVAGISEVAEGYRVIIDGSDNFATRFAANDAALALNRPLVHGAVVRFQGQVMSVVPGSSPCLRCLFGAPPPVAGGSCVDEGVLGPMAGELGWLMAMEAVKLLRGEGKPLLGRLLTIDGLRGIRREVPFRKHPRCPACS, encoded by the coding sequence TTGATCGGAGCCGGAGGTTTGGGGAGTGCAGCTGCCCTGGCTCTTGCCGCAGCGGGTGTGGAGCGTTTGGGGCTGGCCGATGCCGATACGGTGGCTCTCTCCAACCTTCAGCGCCAGGTGCTCTACCAAAAAGCCGATATCGGTCTATCCAAGGTAGCCCAAAGTCAGCATCACCTCAGCCAGCGGCAACCGGGGCTCACCATCCGCACCCATCCCATACGTCTGGAGGGGGTGGCCGGTATTTCAGAGGTGGCTGAAGGGTATCGGGTCATCATCGATGGCTCAGATAATTTTGCCACCCGTTTTGCCGCCAACGACGCCGCCCTGGCTCTCAACCGCCCTTTGGTCCATGGGGCGGTGGTGCGATTTCAGGGGCAGGTGATGAGTGTGGTGCCAGGATCTTCACCCTGTCTGCGTTGCCTGTTTGGAGCTCCCCCACCGGTCGCCGGGGGCAGCTGTGTGGATGAGGGGGTTTTGGGCCCCATGGCTGGTGAACTGGGTTGGCTGATGGCGATGGAAGCAGTCAAACTCCTGAGGGGTGAAGGAAAACCGCTCCTGGGTCGCTTGTTGACCATCGATGGTTTGCGGGGCATACGTCGGGAGGTACCCTTTCGTAAGCATCCCCGTTGCCCGGCTTGCAGCTGA
- a CDS encoding Rrf2 family transcriptional regulator, which translates to MLKFSKKLLYAIEAVVDIAYNSGGEPVQFREVTSRQGVPQRYLEQVMQRLVKAGILKGIRGPRGGYLLGRERSKISVGDIARVVMEVGEEGESGLPDDMATGPIGKRVIRPLWAEFQSQILVMMDGVSVEELTTRAFRSGVPSEVYNRITYSI; encoded by the coding sequence GTGCTCAAGTTTTCGAAAAAATTATTGTATGCCATCGAGGCGGTGGTGGACATTGCCTACAATTCCGGTGGGGAGCCGGTACAATTTCGTGAGGTAACCAGTCGTCAGGGGGTGCCGCAGCGCTATCTGGAGCAGGTGATGCAACGCTTGGTCAAAGCGGGAATTCTCAAGGGAATTCGGGGGCCTAGAGGAGGCTATCTTTTGGGCCGGGAGCGTTCCAAAATCAGTGTCGGGGATATTGCCCGGGTGGTCATGGAGGTGGGGGAAGAGGGAGAATCGGGGCTGCCGGACGACATGGCCACAGGCCCCATCGGCAAACGGGTCATCCGCCCCCTGTGGGCGGAGTTTCAATCCCAGATTTTGGTGATGATGGATGGGGTGAGTGTCGAGGAGTTGACCACCCGGGCCTTTCGCAGCGGGGTGCCCAGCGAGGTCTACAACCGTATCACCTACTCCATTTGA
- the dut gene encoding dUTP diphosphatase: MEKTVVVPLVVLAHGVGLPLPRYVTPGAAGMDLPAAVAEPVTLMPGKRALVPTGLTMALPTGYEAQVRPRSGLALRHGVTVLNAPGTVDSDYRGEVGVVLINTGDAPFEITRGERIAQLIIAPVVQAQWQLTEQLQESERNTGGFGHTGR, from the coding sequence ATGGAAAAAACGGTCGTCGTTCCTTTGGTAGTGCTGGCCCATGGTGTTGGGCTGCCTCTACCCCGTTATGTGACACCGGGGGCGGCAGGGATGGACCTGCCAGCGGCGGTGGCTGAGCCTGTGACTCTGATGCCGGGAAAACGGGCTTTGGTGCCTACCGGTCTCACCATGGCCCTGCCGACAGGCTACGAAGCCCAGGTGCGGCCCCGTTCCGGTTTGGCCCTGCGTCATGGGGTAACGGTTCTCAATGCGCCAGGCACGGTGGATTCGGATTATCGGGGGGAAGTGGGGGTGGTGCTGATCAATACCGGCGACGCCCCCTTTGAAATTACCCGGGGGGAGCGTATTGCCCAATTGATCATCGCTCCGGTTGTCCAGGCCCAGTGGCAGTTGACTGAGCAGCTACAAGAGAGTGAACGCAACACCGGGGGGTTTGGTCACACGGGTCGGTAA
- the coaBC gene encoding bifunctional phosphopantothenoylcysteine decarboxylase/phosphopantothenate--cysteine ligase CoaBC, with protein MRYWTEKKVVIGISGGIAAYKSLDLIRRFREEGGQVSVVATAGALRFITRLTLEALTDGQVYDDLFHLNPGSGMEHIRLPQEADLIVLAPATADLLARMAGGRSDDLLTAMLLAREGPILAAPAMNPVMWHHPATRRNIRTLTEDGVHFVGPEQGTLACGVEGEGRLAPVEQILAAARGVLTPKLLAGKRILITAGPTREGWDPVRYLSNHSSGRMGWGVCRAALDAGARVTLVHGPVELSPPSGVEAIPVISAREMLGVVEEVWPGCDGGVLTAAVADFRPVEILEEKIKKGKKSNGITVEMVPNPDILATLVKQEAHRRQAEPGTLRKPLIGFAAETGNSLERGREKLARKGCDLLVVNDVLEEGSGFNTDTNRVTLLRPNAPEEPWPLLSKDLVGTRLIQALAELF; from the coding sequence TTGCGTTATTGGACAGAGAAAAAAGTGGTCATCGGTATCAGTGGCGGGATAGCAGCCTATAAATCCCTCGACCTGATACGCCGATTCCGGGAAGAGGGGGGGCAGGTGTCGGTGGTGGCTACCGCCGGGGCGTTGCGTTTTATTACCCGACTCACCCTGGAAGCGCTGACGGATGGCCAGGTGTATGACGATCTTTTCCATCTCAACCCGGGATCCGGGATGGAACATATCCGCCTGCCCCAGGAAGCGGATCTGATTGTCCTGGCTCCGGCCACGGCAGATCTTTTGGCGCGGATGGCGGGGGGGCGCAGCGATGATCTGCTGACGGCGATGTTGCTGGCTCGGGAGGGCCCCATCCTGGCAGCACCCGCCATGAACCCGGTGATGTGGCACCATCCCGCTACCCGACGTAATATCCGGACCCTGACGGAAGATGGGGTCCATTTTGTCGGGCCGGAGCAGGGTACCCTGGCTTGTGGGGTGGAGGGGGAGGGGCGCTTGGCACCAGTGGAACAGATCCTGGCTGCTGCCCGGGGGGTGCTGACGCCGAAACTGTTGGCGGGCAAACGGATTTTGATTACAGCAGGGCCTACCCGGGAAGGGTGGGATCCGGTGCGCTATCTTTCCAATCACTCCAGTGGCCGGATGGGGTGGGGGGTGTGTCGGGCCGCTCTGGATGCCGGGGCTCGGGTGACCCTGGTCCATGGACCCGTTGAGCTTTCGCCGCCGTCAGGGGTAGAGGCCATACCGGTGATTTCAGCCAGAGAGATGCTGGGAGTGGTGGAAGAGGTTTGGCCCGGGTGTGATGGGGGGGTGTTGACCGCAGCCGTGGCTGATTTCAGGCCCGTGGAAATTCTGGAGGAAAAAATAAAAAAGGGCAAGAAAAGCAACGGAATAACCGTTGAGATGGTGCCCAACCCGGATATCCTGGCCACCCTGGTCAAACAGGAAGCCCATCGGCGGCAGGCAGAGCCTGGAACGCTTCGCAAACCCCTCATCGGTTTTGCGGCTGAAACAGGAAATTCCCTGGAGCGGGGACGGGAAAAGCTCGCGCGCAAGGGGTGTGATTTGCTGGTGGTTAACGATGTGCTGGAAGAAGGTAGCGGATTCAACACTGATACCAACCGAGTGACGCTGTTGCGTCCCAACGCCCCTGAGGAGCCCTGGCCTCTGCTCTCCAAGGATTTGGTGGGCACCCGGCTGATTCAGGCTCTGGCTGAGCTGTTTTGA
- the queF gene encoding NADPH-dependent 7-cyano-7-deazaguanine reductase QueF, with the protein MLETFANPHPERDYRVEMTCPEFTCLCPKTGQPDFAEIRISYIPDQLCVELKSLKLYLWHFREEGAFHEAVINRILDDLVGAVSPRSMTVVGDFNVRGGIRTVVTAQHPN; encoded by the coding sequence ATGCTGGAAACCTTTGCCAACCCCCACCCGGAGCGGGACTACCGGGTAGAGATGACCTGTCCCGAATTTACCTGCCTTTGCCCCAAAACCGGGCAGCCGGATTTTGCTGAAATCCGCATCTCCTACATTCCGGATCAGCTCTGTGTGGAGTTGAAATCCCTCAAACTCTACCTATGGCATTTTCGGGAAGAGGGGGCGTTTCATGAAGCGGTGATCAATCGAATTCTGGACGATCTGGTGGGGGCGGTCTCACCCCGCTCCATGACCGTGGTGGGAGATTTTAACGTACGTGGCGGTATCCGCACGGTGGTGACGGCACAACACCCCAACTGA
- the gatC gene encoding Asp-tRNA(Asn)/Glu-tRNA(Gln) amidotransferase subunit GatC, producing MAIEPDVVKKVATLARLDISEQEVATYTGQLSNILGLMEQLNSLDTDKVPPMSHAVEMRIPERADQVVNGDQREAMLANAPEADSGHFRVPKIIE from the coding sequence ATGGCCATTGAGCCGGATGTCGTCAAAAAAGTCGCAACCCTTGCCCGCCTGGATATTTCAGAGCAGGAAGTGGCCACCTACACCGGGCAGCTTTCGAATATTTTGGGGCTGATGGAGCAACTCAACAGCCTGGACACGGATAAGGTGCCACCCATGTCCCACGCTGTGGAAATGCGCATTCCCGAACGGGCCGATCAAGTGGTCAATGGGGACCAGAGAGAGGCCATGCTCGCCAATGCACCGGAAGCGGACAGCGGCCATTTCCGGGTACCCAAAATCATCGAATAG